The Halobellus sp. MBLA0158 genome has a window encoding:
- a CDS encoding nucleic acid-binding protein codes for MTLAAVSDAGPLIHLAEIDSLALLSAFETLLIPETVYDEIERGGLPDGISDLSYDLVDAEWSSVESDELDPGERAAIAVAGDREIVLLTDDLAARDSASADGIDVHGSIGVVALGYSRGLLDRDDAASRMRALQREASLFVSEAVVERGIRMLDGHRNEHDP; via the coding sequence GTGACGCTCGCTGCCGTCTCGGACGCGGGACCGCTCATTCACCTCGCCGAAATCGATTCGCTAGCTCTTCTGTCGGCGTTTGAGACGCTCCTGATCCCGGAGACGGTCTACGACGAGATCGAACGAGGCGGTCTTCCGGACGGGATCTCGGATCTCTCGTACGACCTCGTCGACGCCGAGTGGAGCAGCGTCGAATCCGACGAACTGGATCCGGGTGAACGCGCCGCAATCGCCGTCGCCGGGGACCGTGAGATCGTTCTCCTGACGGACGATCTCGCCGCCCGGGACTCGGCGTCGGCAGACGGCATCGACGTACACGGCTCGATCGGTGTCGTCGCACTCGGGTACAGCCGTGGGTTACTGGACCGGGACGATGCGGCATCGCGTATGCGGGCGCTCCAGCGAGAGGCGAGTCTCTTCGTGTCCGAGGCCGTCGTCGAGCGCGGCATCCGGATGCTGGACGGCCACCGGAACGAGCACGATCCATAG
- a CDS encoding sensor histidine kinase — protein sequence MSTDTPEGTGGRLPRLARAAQYRPPLLLVAGWGALTGVALSQAVVDPEPPAVQVFEIGVPLLLLLPIGYAVRYVGGSERATERQSRILLVASLFAVIGAGVVFLTYLSALADGVRFHELLFPILTGAATGASVGSLAGVNYDQVRETRAELEAELRRGRRLNQRLTVVNRVLRHNVRNTLALVFGLLDQVLDGADDTEDTARLRRARSALETLHSNTENALHVEHLWDRETETVLTDLEPMLATACERVREEAPAATIDVSAPSSVRVRAHPLLPVALEEILENAVEHNDAEALTVEVVVTRDNEWATITVADDGNGIPESEIESLGLDEETPLQHTSGVGLWVIKWVAEASDGDWAIRSTDDGTTVELRIPRE from the coding sequence ATGAGCACCGACACGCCGGAGGGGACGGGAGGGAGACTGCCGAGGCTCGCGCGGGCGGCGCAGTACCGACCGCCGCTGCTGCTCGTCGCCGGGTGGGGGGCGCTGACGGGCGTCGCCCTGAGCCAGGCGGTCGTCGACCCCGAGCCGCCGGCGGTCCAGGTCTTCGAGATCGGCGTGCCGCTGTTGCTCCTCCTGCCGATCGGCTACGCGGTCCGGTACGTCGGCGGGTCCGAGCGCGCGACCGAGCGGCAGTCGCGGATCCTGCTCGTGGCCTCCCTCTTCGCGGTGATCGGAGCCGGCGTCGTGTTCCTCACCTACCTGTCCGCGCTGGCCGACGGGGTCCGGTTCCACGAGCTGCTGTTTCCGATCCTGACCGGCGCCGCGACCGGGGCGAGCGTCGGCAGCCTCGCCGGGGTCAACTACGACCAGGTCCGGGAGACCCGAGCCGAACTCGAAGCGGAGCTCCGGCGGGGCCGTCGCCTCAATCAGCGCCTGACCGTCGTCAACCGCGTGCTGCGGCACAACGTCCGCAACACGCTGGCGCTCGTCTTCGGATTGCTCGATCAGGTCCTCGACGGGGCCGATGACACCGAGGACACGGCTCGGCTCCGACGCGCGCGGAGCGCGCTGGAGACGCTCCACTCGAACACCGAGAACGCGCTCCACGTCGAGCACCTCTGGGACAGAGAGACCGAGACGGTGCTGACCGACCTCGAACCGATGCTCGCGACGGCCTGCGAGCGCGTCCGCGAGGAGGCTCCCGCGGCGACAATCGACGTCTCGGCGCCGTCGAGCGTCCGGGTCCGGGCGCATCCGCTGCTCCCGGTGGCGCTCGAAGAGATACTCGAAAACGCGGTCGAACACAACGACGCTGAGGCCCTGACCGTCGAGGTCGTCGTCACGCGCGACAACGAGTGGGCCACGATCACGGTCGCAGACGACGGGAACGGGATTCCGGAGTCGGAGATCGAGTCGCTCGGCCTCGACGAGGAGACGCCGCTGCAACACACGAGCGGCGTCGGCCTCTGGGTCATCAAGTGGGTCGCGGAGGCCTCCGACGGCGACTGGGCGATCCGCTCGACCGACGACGGGACGACGGTCGAACTGCGGATTCCGCGGGAGTGA
- a CDS encoding ASCH domain-containing protein produces MAEIDPDDLLPNDRVQQSVLDGDVTQLTRGASNRYAGEGDTFELGGATFEVTSVERRTLGDFTDADARREGSESLEAYKRRMERVHPGDFEWDDSDEVLTYRFERRD; encoded by the coding sequence ATGGCCGAAATCGACCCCGACGACCTCCTGCCGAACGACCGCGTCCAGCAGTCCGTGCTCGACGGCGACGTGACGCAGTTGACGCGCGGCGCGAGCAACCGCTACGCCGGCGAGGGCGACACCTTCGAGCTCGGCGGCGCGACGTTCGAGGTGACGAGCGTCGAGCGGCGGACGCTCGGCGACTTCACCGACGCCGACGCTCGACGGGAGGGCTCGGAGTCCCTGGAGGCGTACAAGCGCCGAATGGAGCGAGTCCACCCCGGCGACTTCGAGTGGGACGACAGCGACGAGGTGCTCACGTATCGGTTCGAGCGGCGGGACTGA